The proteins below are encoded in one region of Ferruginibacter lapsinanis:
- a CDS encoding porin family protein, which translates to MKFYASVAIAAILMTTQAKAQHVNIGIKGGFNLYNINNSNGVKYDSKPGIHLGLIGHIHLAKQVAFQPEIVYSSQGAKYTTGGVVTKLNLNYVNVPLMLQYMFDNGFRLQAGPQVGFLISAKSKTNDVDTDVKDNLKMVDFGLGFGAGYVHPPSGLGIDIRYNLGLSDINENNAVKSTNRGLQLGVFYLFNHK; encoded by the coding sequence ATGAAATTTTACGCAAGCGTAGCAATTGCTGCAATCTTAATGACAACTCAGGCCAAGGCACAACATGTAAACATTGGTATCAAAGGTGGATTCAACCTTTATAATATCAATAACAGTAATGGAGTAAAGTACGATAGCAAACCGGGCATCCATTTGGGGTTGATAGGGCATATACATCTAGCCAAACAGGTAGCATTTCAACCGGAAATAGTGTACTCTAGCCAAGGCGCAAAATACACAACAGGCGGAGTAGTTACCAAACTTAATTTGAACTACGTTAATGTGCCATTGATGTTGCAGTATATGTTTGACAATGGCTTCAGGTTACAAGCCGGACCACAAGTTGGTTTTTTAATAAGTGCAAAATCTAAAACAAATGATGTGGATACTGATGTTAAAGACAATTTAAAAATGGTTGATTTTGGCCTTGGATTTGGCGCAGGTTATGTACATCCTCCCAGTGGTCTTGGTATAGATATCAGATACAATCTTGGATTGAGTGATATCAATGAAAACAATGCTGTAAAATCAACTAACAGAGGTTTACAGTTAGGTGTTTTTTATCTTTTTAATCATAAATAA
- a CDS encoding MlaE family ABC transporter permease encodes MVVYLKNIFTDTGIVTQFIARFFKEFFKPPFEIREFLKQCYVIGYKSLPLVTITGFIMGLVLTLQSRPTLAEFGAESWLPSMVALSLIREIAPVITALICAGKVASGIGAELGSMKVTEQIDAMEVSAINPYKYLVVTRVMATTLMIPLLVVYADGIGIIGGYVGINIHSDVSLFRYFSQVFEALEFLDIIPATVKTFFFGFFIGMIGCYKGYTAANGTESVGKAANSAVVAASLSIFIIDMLAVQITDLFF; translated from the coding sequence TTGGTTGTTTATTTAAAAAATATTTTTACTGATACCGGTATTGTAACACAGTTTATTGCCCGATTTTTCAAAGAGTTCTTTAAGCCTCCGTTTGAGATAAGAGAATTTTTGAAACAATGTTATGTGATAGGGTATAAATCCTTACCCCTGGTAACTATTACGGGTTTTATAATGGGGTTGGTGTTAACGCTTCAATCACGACCTACGTTAGCTGAGTTTGGCGCCGAATCGTGGTTGCCAAGCATGGTGGCATTATCATTGATCAGAGAGATCGCTCCGGTAATTACTGCGTTGATATGTGCAGGAAAAGTTGCATCAGGGATTGGTGCCGAACTGGGTTCTATGAAAGTAACGGAGCAAATAGATGCAATGGAAGTATCTGCGATCAATCCATATAAATATCTGGTAGTAACAAGAGTAATGGCTACTACTTTAATGATTCCACTGTTGGTTGTTTATGCCGATGGTATTGGAATTATTGGCGGGTATGTAGGTATTAACATACATAGCGATGTTAGTTTGTTCAGGTATTTTTCCCAAGTGTTTGAAGCGTTGGAATTTTTAGATATTATTCCGGCCACTGTCAAAACGTTTTTCTTCGGATTTTTTATTGGCATGATAGGCTGCTATAAAGGATACACAGCTGCCAATGGTACAGAGAGTGTGGGTAAAGCGGCTAACTCCGCAGTGGTAGCGGCGTCTTTATCAATATTCATTATTGATATGCTGGCAGTACAAATAACAGATCTATTTTTCTAA
- a CDS encoding MlaD family protein: MNKESGFTWKLGMFVLIGLVLFVVTIYFVGKQKNLFGSTFRLKAKFKTVSGLKEGNNVRFSGINVGTIDNIELTTDTTVVVDIVLKKEVQQFIKTDAKASIGSDGLMGDKVLTISPGTPTNPQVKDNDLIASKTAIEMDDVMNSIKTSVDNAGIITGQLAAFSFKMNNGNGALSQLISDEETSNSIKSTIKNLQVSSNKFAQFTSKLNDGNFNQTLDSTMANIQGATKGLDENMEALQHNFLLRGFFKKKAKAEAKKAAEAKKAIEAKKKNDLIKKDTLTIKMINPIDSIAQ, translated from the coding sequence ATGAATAAGGAATCGGGCTTTACCTGGAAATTAGGAATGTTTGTACTCATTGGATTGGTCTTGTTTGTAGTAACGATCTACTTTGTTGGTAAACAAAAAAATCTTTTTGGTTCTACTTTTCGTTTGAAGGCAAAATTCAAAACCGTCAGCGGTTTAAAAGAAGGTAATAATGTTCGCTTCTCCGGTATTAATGTGGGGACCATCGATAATATTGAATTAACAACTGATACTACAGTAGTAGTTGATATCGTCTTAAAGAAGGAAGTTCAGCAGTTTATTAAGACCGATGCTAAAGCAAGCATTGGTTCAGATGGATTGATGGGGGATAAAGTGTTAACGATTTCTCCCGGCACACCAACAAATCCCCAGGTGAAGGATAATGATCTTATTGCTTCCAAAACTGCAATAGAAATGGATGATGTGATGAACAGTATAAAGACGAGTGTAGATAATGCCGGAATTATTACCGGGCAATTGGCTGCATTTAGTTTTAAGATGAATAATGGCAATGGGGCATTGTCGCAATTAATAAGTGATGAAGAAACATCTAACAGTATAAAAAGTACGATCAAAAATTTACAGGTCAGTTCAAACAAATTTGCACAGTTCACTTCTAAATTGAATGATGGCAATTTTAATCAAACACTTGACTCTACTATGGCTAACATACAAGGTGCCACAAAAGGCCTTGATGAAAACATGGAGGCGTTACAACATAATTTTTTATTAAGAGGATTTTTTAAGAAAAAGGCAAAAGCAGAGGCAAAGAAAGCGGCTGAGGCCAAAAAGGCAATTGAAGCCAAAAAGAAAAATGATCTGATAAAAAAAGATACACTAACGATCAAGATGATCAATCCAATAGATAGCATAGCGCAATAA
- a CDS encoding ABC transporter ATP-binding protein → MEQPVTDIIQTTTQNIAAPIIEIEGLYKSFGKDNDVLKGLNLVVNKGENLVILGKSGSGKSIAIKCLVGLVAADKGLIKVFNADISLLDDNQLNAIRVRIGFLFQNAALYDSMTVRENLRFPLKRHSKDLSEEEIEKAIIAALANVGLEEAIDKMPSELSGGMRKRIGLARTLILNPEIILYDEPTTGLDTITSREISELILSLQKKYKTTSIIITHDMACAKLTADKLMVLKDGVINAEGTYEELEKSEDEWVRSFFN, encoded by the coding sequence ATGGAACAGCCCGTAACAGATATAATACAAACAACAACGCAAAATATAGCAGCACCTATCATAGAGATAGAAGGGTTATACAAATCTTTTGGCAAAGACAACGATGTTTTAAAGGGGCTCAATCTTGTGGTAAACAAAGGAGAGAACCTGGTGATATTGGGTAAGTCGGGGTCAGGAAAGTCAATTGCTATAAAATGTTTAGTTGGTTTGGTGGCAGCAGACAAAGGCCTGATAAAGGTTTTTAATGCTGATATCAGTTTGTTGGACGATAATCAATTGAATGCAATAAGAGTGAGGATTGGATTCCTTTTTCAAAATGCGGCTTTGTACGATTCTATGACGGTGAGAGAAAATCTTCGATTTCCTTTAAAGCGACATTCCAAAGATCTTTCTGAAGAAGAAATTGAAAAGGCAATAATTGCTGCGTTGGCAAATGTAGGCCTCGAAGAAGCAATAGATAAAATGCCTAGCGAATTGTCGGGGGGTATGCGGAAAAGGATCGGATTGGCACGTACACTTATTTTAAATCCGGAGATAATATTATATGATGAACCAACAACAGGTTTGGATACAATTACTTCCAGGGAAATAAGCGAACTTATTTTGTCTCTTCAAAAAAAATATAAAACAACCTCTATCATCATTACTCATGATATGGCTTGTGCTAAACTTACAGCAGATAAGTTAATGGTTCTCAAAGATGGTGTGATCAATGCTGAAGGAACTTATGAGGAATTGGAAAAAAGTGAGGATGAATGGGTTCGCTCGTTCTTTAATTAA